A segment of the Strix uralensis isolate ZFMK-TIS-50842 chromosome 23, bStrUra1, whole genome shotgun sequence genome:
AAAGTGTGTATTTCCAGCAATGCCAGACTTATTTAATTCCTCTGCCCGGTGTGAGGTGCGGGGAATGCCACCTGCCTCCTCGCCCCGCACCATGCGAGCCTGTCCCTCTGCccctccacagggctgctgctggctcGCGGCAGCGTTTTGGAGCTGGAGCAGATGATCCAGTCGACCACGGGGAAAAGCGCCCTGCTCTCCTACAGCTGGTACGGCTGCTTCTGCGGCATCGGGGGCAGAGGGACCCCGGTGGACTCCACCGACCAGTGAGTACCTGGGAAAGCGTCGCCGCTCGCCAGCCCGGTGCAGGGTGGGTGGGGGACCCCAAAAAGCTCCTTGCTGGCAGCCGGCCGGCAGTGGTGAGTCTGAGAGGGTTTTGTGCCGTTCCCCAGCCACATCTCGCTGCTGCCTTGTCATCCCTTCCTCCCAGTCACCTTAAATTTGAGGCTGGACTTTCCTTTACCTTCCAAGCGTGGGGAGGGAGGGTTCAGTGGCAGCGGTTTGACGTGGTGTCCCCCGCAGATGCTGCCTTGCCCACGACTGCTGCTACAGGAAGCTGAGAGAGGGCAAGTGCAGGCCCCTGATAACCCCCTACCACTTCGACACTGACAATGGAGACATCGTCTGCAGTGAGTACCACTGAGCTGGGGGAGGGTCCCACAGAGGTGGGGAACCAGCACAGCTCCCCACGACaccccagccccagagcagggTACAGAGGACATCCCCCCGGGGATGAAACCGGCCTGATGCCCGGTCGGGTGCACATGGGAGGACGCAGCGTAGGATAAATAAACGGGCATTGCAAGGGATGCGGGTGGGTTGCAGAGGGCGAGCACCGTGGCACGCTTCTTCAGGCACttgccccaggcagctccaggcaTTGGGGGTGCCCCGAGGGGACCCCATCACTGCTGCCAGCCAGAAAAGCCACGGCAGGTCACCATGTTTTCCCCCTGCAGGTAACGAGCAGAGCTGGTGCAAGAGAGAGACGTGCCTATGCGACAAGGCCGTGGCTTCGTGCTTCGCGAGCACTTTGCATTCCTACAATAAATCCTACCGCTTCTATTTCAAGCTGAAATGCCGAGGAAGTAAGCTCCAGTGCTGAGGAGGGGAAATCTGCACGCAAGGTTGCAGATTTTGATGGGCTTTCCCCATCGCTACGGTGAGAAAAGCCTGATGTGGGGCTGACCAGAGCCGGAGCCAGCAAGGCTCGCCACAGGCTCATGCTCAGGGTGAGGGAGGGCACGCTCACATTACAGATGAAGATCCCCCACAAAGTCACATCAGCTTCCATTTTtctgtcccttcctcctctctttt
Coding sequences within it:
- the LOC141953840 gene encoding phospholipase A2, membrane associated-like, which translates into the protein MKNLLFAMTLACGLLLARGSVLELEQMIQSTTGKSALLSYSWYGCFCGIGGRGTPVDSTDQCCLAHDCCYRKLREGKCRPLITPYHFDTDNGDIVCSNEQSWCKRETCLCDKAVASCFASTLHSYNKSYRFYFKLKCRGSKLQC